In a genomic window of Tamandua tetradactyla isolate mTamTet1 chromosome 17, mTamTet1.pri, whole genome shotgun sequence:
- the FAM161A gene encoding protein FAM161A isoform X4, protein MDTSHRAAKLAASALQTRVDSALYENEDSLEALAAAAAAAEAAALKELEEEEEEKTVLPAPASADFNTNISGVDEHTSIGYEDFVNLSDIYLSNEEYFRKLEELKAAHLETMAKLEKMYQNKLNLKGIQPVIIREDTPSISSRSVSEKNFHHPEPLMPSQSEADVGQSYSLCGSSSEDELPNLEKEYPEENKMMAYAKELINNMWTDFSVEDYIQHEDPDFPEVERRRKKPKEWVPKITIPEPFQMMIREEKKKEENMKSKSDIETAHDLFKKQEDDAACQKKFRANPVPAYVFLPLYHDIVKQNEERRKYMKEKNKEALLASQKPFKFIAREEQKQAVREKQLRDFLKSKKKPNRFKARPIPRSTYGSNSSDRLKEEELYRNVRRQLRAQELLQNSSPLPYGPVHRSLATRKPKSPEEAEKWKGKHKVRYQTSDFEELPEKYQDHFSDHKGPKFLTVCEPFDLTASPCASSKRGKILADIEADEENLKETRWPYLSPRHKSPVKGASAKPMPCDCYPPRPTGSSRGREQAIRRSLEEKKMLEEERNRMLTKQKQRMKELQKLLTTRAKAYDSHQSLAQMSKSRVKSLRKSEKERMREYCQELEEREEKLKKRPLLFERVAQETFWTPDLTWLMAALTVEQHPHTSSSGLLIVQL, encoded by the exons ATGGACACCTCGCACCGAGCAGCGAAGCTAGCGGCCTCTGCTCTCCAAACCCGGGTAGATTCCGCCCTGTACGAAAACGAGGACTCCTTGGAGGCCTTGGCGGCAGCGGCGGCAGCGGCAGAGGCGGCGGCCTTGAAGGAgttggaggaggaagaggaggagaaaacagTGTTGCCGGCGCCGGCGTCG GCTGATTTTAACACCAACATTTCTGGGGTGGATGAACATACATCTATAGGCTATGAGGACTTTGTGAACTTATCTGATATATACCTCTCTAATGAAGAGTATTTCAGGAAACTAGAAGAGCTGAAGGCTGCACACTTGGAAACTATGGCAAAATTAGAGAAAATGTAccagaataaattaaatttaaagggAATTCAGCCAGTGATCATCAGAGAAGACACTCCTAGTATCTCTTCCAG ATCCGTATCAGAAAAAAACTTCCATCACCCCGAACCTTTAATGCCATCACAATCAGAGGCTGATGTAGGCCAATCTTACTCCTTGTGTGGGTCTTCCTCTGAAGATGAATTGCCCAACCTAGAAAAGGAGTACCCTGAGGAAAACAAAATGATGGCCTATGCTAAGGAGCTCATCAACAACATGTGGACAGACTTCTCTGTTGAAGATTATATTCAGCATGAAGATCCTGACTTCCCAGAAgttgaaagaagaaggaagaaaccaAAAGAATGGGTGCCAAAGATTACAATACCTGAGCCTTTTCAAATGATGattagagaagagaagaaaaaagaagaaaacatgaaatccAAATCAGATATTGAAACGGCACACGACCTGTTCAAAAAACAGGAAGATGATGCAGCATGTCAGAAGAAATTCCGAGCCAATCCAGTTCCTGCATATGTCTTTCTCCCCCTTTATCATGATATAGTCAAGCAAAATGAAGAACGGAGGAAATatatgaaggagaaaaacaaagaagctCTTTTGGCTTCACAAAAGCCGTTTAAGTTTATTGCAAGGGAGGAACAGAAGCAAGCAGTTCGGGAAAAGCAGCTGAGAGATTTTTTAAAgtctaaaaaaaaaccaaatcgatTTAAAGCCAGACCTATACCTCGATCTACTTATGGTTCAAATTCCAGTGACAGGTTAAAAGAAGAAGAGCTGTATAGAAATGTTAGGAGGCAGCTAAGAGCCCAAGAACTTTTACAGAATTCGTCCCCTCTGCCATATGGACCAGTTCATAGAAGTCTTGCTACAAGGAAACCCAAAAGTCCTGAAGAGGCTGAAAAATGGAAGGGTAAACACAAGGTCAGGTACCAGACTTCTGATTTTGAAGAACTTCCTGAGAAATACCAGGATcacttctcagatcataagggtcCAAAATTTCTAACAGTTTGTGAACCATTTGATCTTACTGCATCCCCATGTGCATCttctaaaagagggaaaattttggCAGACATTGAAGCagatgaagaaaatttaaaagaaacacgTTGGCCTTATCTGTCTCCAAGGCACAAGTCGCCAGTAAAAGGTGCAAGTGCAAAACCTATGCCTTGTGACTGCTACCCTCCAAGGCCCACAGGATCTTCCAGAGGAAGAGAACAAGCCATAAG GAGATcacttgaggaaaagaaaatgttggaaGAGGAGAGAAATCGGATGCTAACTAAACAgaagcaaagaatgaaagaattgcAGAAACTCCTGACAACCCGGGCTAAGGCTTATGACTCACACCAGAGTTTAGCTCAAATGTCTAAATCCAGAGTAAAATCTCTCAG aaagagTGAAAAGGAAAGGATGAGAGAATACTGCCAGGAactagaagaaagagaagaaaaattaaaaaagaggcCACTACTATTTGAAAGAGTTGCTCAG